The sequence below is a genomic window from Methanocellales archaeon.
ATCCTTTCTGTCGTAGATGTCCTTTCTCAATAATCCAATACCTCTGGTACGCTCTGCCAAATATGCTAACCTTTCAATTTCCTTGCGTAAAGGCTGAGGATCGATGATATATACACATGGATAAAAATAGACTCTTAAATGGGAGCCTCTTAGTATCTGGGTTGTCGCCAACCTGTCATATTCTTCTTGTTTGCTATTGGCTTTTAGGTAGCCATCTCTGTTTTTGATATACTCTACAGGAGTGTTGAATAAATCCCCAACCGATTTTAGATAAGATTTAACTGCTTTAGCAAATCTATCAAGGTTTTCAGGATTTCTCTCTAACTCGCTCATCATCGAGTTGAAGAAAATCACGGGATTTAGAGCTTTCATAGATTCACTTGCAAGTGTTTCCATGTCAGTTTTTGGTAAATGGTCTAATGTATCATCGACTTCTAAAATGGATAGCTGAAGAAAGTCTGCAAAGGTTCTGCACAACCTGAGATACTTCTTATTTATACCTTCGATATTAGTTAAAACATCATATAAGAAGTCAAGGTTATCTAGGTGAAAACTTTTTTCTAGTTTTCTTAGACCATATAGATTGAACTTTAGTACTGATTTAGGTACTAGACCAAAACTGAGGGCCTCAAAGGCTTGATATCTCCTCTCAATCTCCATAAACTCCCCCTAATCTATGCTTGATAATAGGATTTGTCATACCAAATATTTAAATCCTATCATACAATATATCCTAACGACATATCATAAGGAAGTCTCATAATGCCAAAGGAAATTGATCCGAAAATTTTGCAGTATCTCGCAAAGGAAGACTGGCCTGTGACAACTGAAACGGTTGCAAAGGAGCTTAAAATATCATGGAATACAGCCCAGATACATCTCTATAAGTTGCAAGCTGAAGGACTGGTGAAAGGGAAAAGGGTTGGAAGGCAAAATCAGTGGATGCTAAGTAAAAAAGGTGAAAAGGCTATAGGATAGCAACTGTTAACTTCTAGTACCATTGGAGCTTTTACACCCTTTAACCAAACTATTAACAAAATAAAAGGCTGGAAAATCCATAGCTCCAACCAAATGTTCGAAGATGTCCTTTGTAGTGCTCTTAACAGGATAATGTTCGAACTTGATATGGGGAAAGGCAGAGCGTATCTTTCGAGCCTGACTTTTTAACAAGAAGTCAAAAGGCGGGTTCAGTTCTATTCTCTTGATTTCCCTCTGTTTAACCCAAATTCTCTTGAAGATGGCTCTGGCTAAGTTCTTTTTCTGTCTGAAGCTGAAGATTTTGTGCAGGCGGGATAAGGTTGAGGAGAGGATCATGCACTTGTCAATGAAATCAAAGTTTGAGCTGTAATCATTTTCCAATACAGCCAACCTGTCTCTGGCATTCTTTATCTCTTTCTCGTATCTCTGGCCATATTTCTTGTAAACCTCTGGAGTGATTGTTCTTGTAGCCAAGTTATCAACTAGGGCATCCATCTTTGCCTCGTTTTCATTTATCTTTCTTTTGAGATTGGCTATTTCATTTGAGGATTTGGCTTTGAAATTCAGCTGGACTTCCTCGATTTCTGCTTTAATGAGCTTCAAAAGCTTAATTGGAGGCTCCATGAGGTCATATAGGGCTTTAATCTGGCTCTCAAGTGATCTTACTGGAAGGTATGGCTGAGAGCATTTGTGATTGACGCTGGACTGGCATCTGTAATAATCTCCTCTCTGGTGAATCTCAGCGGTTAATCTTCTCTGACAACCCTGGCAGTAGACCAAACCTCTTAAAAGAAAATCCCTCTTTTGCCATCTATCCTGGGTTATCTTCCTTTCAGAAAGGATGTTTTGAACTTGATTGAAAAGAGGCTCTTCGATTATTGGCTGGTGCTTTCCTTTGACCCCTTTATTCCACATCTCCATTCTGCCCATATAGAACTTGTTTTGGAGGATTTGTTTTATCCGCTCATGGGAAAAGAGCTTGCCATTCTTTGTCTTTAATCCTCTATTTGCCATTTCCTCTGAGAGAGAGCCTAAGGAATATTGACCAGTTGAGTAGAGCTTAAACATCTGCTTTATGAGGTAGGAACTGTTTTTATCCTCGATAACTTGGGAGCGTCCTCTTTCGTCTCTGAGGTGCTTGTAACCGATTGGAGCTTTGACTGGCCATTCTCCTTTCTCAAATTTCTCCTTCATTCCTTTCAATACCTCTTCAGCCAAGTTAGAGGAGTAGAACTGAGCCATTGCTACCAGGACATTCTCGATAAATTCACCTGATGGATTCTCCTCAATGTTTTCTGAAACTGATAGAAGCCTAACACCTTCCTTTTTCAAAATGGCTTTGTAAGCGTAGAAGTCGATGTTGTTCCTTGAGAACCTGTCAATCTTGTGGACAAGGACTGCCTCAATTGTCTTGTCTTTCTGGCACCTCTTCATCATTTTTCTGAATCCCGGTCTGTCAGCTGTTTTAGCAGATTCTCCTTGGTCAACAAACTCCTCTAAAACCCTAAGGTCATGGGAATTGGCATATTCCTTTATTGCTTTCAATTGAGCAGGAATGGATAATCCTTTGTCTGCCTGCTCCTTTGTTGATACTCTGGCGTAAGCTAAGGCGTTTTTCATAATAGAATTTGAAAATTAGCTACCACTGGTTATGTTACCTTACAAAATTTAAAAAGGCAACATTAAGGGACTTTTAGCTGCAATATTATCTCCATTTTGTAAGAGTAAGTTCGTATAATATTCCTAGTATCTCTAAAGTTTGTGATCAAGAGGGACAAATTTGGACTTAGCAAAGGCACAGCTAGACATGTCCTGTTAAGTGAGTGCGGCGAGTTTATCAATGGCATCGTTGACTATCTTTGGAATGTCAGCAAAATTCATAGATTTTACCTTCTCAACAGCATTTCTAACTTTATCACCAGTTGTTGGTAAGTTAAAAGCAGCTTCAAATTCTGGATCGATTATGAAAACTAAATTCTTGTCACCAACAACGGATAAGATTTCACTGTTTAAAGGCACATAATAGCTCTGGTAATCTGGCTTATTGGAATGTGAGTCCATAAGCACGACAAAGGGTATCCCGAAACTTCTTATAATCTTAACAAAAAACTTGATATTTGTTACACTTTTGGCATTAACTATCGAGATGCTTTCTTTATTGATATCGCACCCCTTTAATAAGAATAGATATGGTAAGGTTTTTTCTTCAGTATTACCTTCAACAATCATAATTTTCTCAGCGAAAAATAGCTCATTTCTTCCCGCATCGAATTCTGTTGAGAGTTTTAATTGCTCTCTCGATGTCGTGTCGATGCTTATGTTTCTCCCTTGACAGATATAGGTCCCTCTTGATGAGTTTTTCCTAACAATATTTACATCCTCGTAATGGTCTATATCCACAAACTCAGTTGAATGGGTAGTGTAGAAAACCTGTGTCCCCTCCTCAGATAACTCCCTCAATAACTTGTGGAAATATCGTCTCGCATGGGGATGGAGATAAACTTCTGGCTCTTCAATCAATAGAACCGCACCTGTGCGCTTAAGTATTTTATAGGCATTAATTAGAGCTACTACGATGGCACTTTGAATGCCCGCACCCATTTCAAGCGCTGAGAATTCTTCATACTCGGGTGACTCTTTAACAACCAATTGTAGATTTTGGTAGTGACTTAAAACGTGGGGTTCTTTAAATCGTATCGCAGCCTCATAAAATCCCGTCAGGTGCTTTACATTTTCAACAATAATCTTTTCTAATTTTTTGAAACTATCTATTTTTAATATCCCGGTAGCTTCTCCCATTTTGTCACAGAAATTTTCAACTTTTACTTGGTCGCCTTTAAATTCCTCAGAAATATCTTTTAGTATTTTCCCCAAAATACTCCATTGACTTGCTGAGAGAATTTTCGATAGATCTCTATTTACACTCACAAGCACCGATGGAACTTTGTTCCTAATTGCGTTGGATAAGAGTAATGGCTTTCTATATTGTGTAACGACTTCATTTCCACTCTCATCAATACAAGACAAATTCCCACCATGATTGATGTCAAATTCTAATCTAAAACCACAAACTTCTATATCGTTTTTATAATATGCATGAATAAGGGGGTCAGTAAAGTACAGTTCTATCTTGCCCGTGAGACGTTCATCGTGATTGTAAATATCCTCTTCTTTTATTGCATAAGGAGGCCATCTTTCCCCCAACATCAATTCTATCGCACTTAAAATATTCGATTTTCCAACATTATTTTTCCCTATAAGAGCGGTTAACATTGTTGGTTCAAAGTCAAGCTCTTTAATCGATCTGAAATTCTCAATATGAATCTTTTTTATTGCCATTTTTTTCATCGCTTTTATTTTTCATTCTCATACCCTTTGACCCCCGATTTAACTTAATGGCTGGCGGATATGCGAAGTTGCAAAGCAATTTGGGTGAGTGACTAGAGGGAGCGGAGAATCATGAGGGCACTCATAATAATAGGCTTGTTGACTATTTTTTAATTTCATTTTCAATTGCCCCCTCAACTTTTCTTTTTGCCTCTTCTAATAGTCCTTTGGCTTTCCTTCTTGCTTCATGAGATTGTTGGACAAGTGAGGCGATTTTTTGTTGGGTTTCTAGAGGTAGAATAGGAATTATTACCTCTTTTAAAGTTTCTTGGTTCAATCTCTGCTGAACACTTCCCCGGCTATTTTTGATCATAAAGCTTACTCCAATGAGGGTACCAAGATACAAAGCCAAATAATACGAGTTTAATTTTTCTTCATCAAATATCCTGATCCTAATAAGGTTGTCACTTATAGTTCCTCCTTCACACTCTTTGGGAATTCTGGCTGACAGTCCGATTGTTCCAACTCGAGTTACTACTACATCTCCTTCTTTTGCTTTCTTATCCTCAAGCTGATCTTCTGGTGCAATATAAACCAAATTGTTTGTGTCTATTGTTCCATTCTTTATGTCTGTCCCTCTGATGTATGGCTTTCCTTCATTTTTTAAGACATAATTTTCTGTATATTGCCCTGTTGTGACCTCAATAAATTTAATTCTCTTGATGAGTACAGTATCATATTTTTTAATTAGATGATTTTCGATTTCGTCATAAGCAGGCTGAAAATACTCTGCATCTACACGATGAACTCCGATTGACCGAGAAAGATTTGCAGTATAAGAAAGTTCATATTTTGGCTTGAAGTCCTTCAGTCCTAACTCTTCTAAAAGCAGGTTTTCGGCTTGGGTGTAGATATTTATTGATTTTCTATAAAAATCATAGAATTTTTCCCAGATATTTCTTATTTCATTTTGAAATTTTTTTGAAATTTTAGGAACTATTATGCTCTTTGTTTCTTCATGATTTAAATTATATTGAGCGGTAGGTCTTGCAATTCTACATACTTGTTTTCTTCCATATTTTGAATAGAGGAAGGCAAATATATATTCTGGTAAGAAATCTGGAGTTCTTAGTCTTATTAGAGACATTGCTTGCGTAATGTTTGCTCTTGGAAAATCTTCTGGAACCAGTGCCACTCTCCCTATAACATCATGCGTTGCCCCAACAATATTTATTAAAACATCGTTTGGCTGTAATCTTGAGGATTTCAATTTTTCATCCAGATTTTCATCAATAAAGAAAGGCTCTTCAGAATTGATGTCAATGTAACCTTCTCGAATATTGACTGTTTTTAGTAGTATAATACCATTTTTTAAGTCGGGGTCTCTTTCTGGTGGAGTACTACCACTTGTAACAAAGCAACATTTACCAATTCGTAGACATTCTAATTGCCTTAAATTGTCCATAATATCCATATATTCAGGAGAATAAAATTCTGGGTCAATTCGATTTTGTAATTCGAGCTCTGATAATTTTACAACACTTGCTATAGCCATATTTTTTACCTCCAAAAATCAACCCCCTGTTCTTTGGCAAATTTAACAAAAGCTTCTGCTATCTCATCTAAATCGTGGCCAATTTTTGGGTGTCCGTATTCATCTAAAACAAATTCGCCATTAGGACTTTTGATGTATCTGTACTCGCCCTTGTTATCCTTAAGCGGTTTTTGATTTATAGCAAAGAATATAGGATAATCCATCTCTTTCATAACCTTACCATCAAGCCAGAATTCTCTAAATTGTTCTGTTATCTTTTCTTGGTTCAAAACTGAGTGGATTTGTCCCCCTAATGTTCTTTGGGAGATTTCTTTATCGAGCTTTTTAACTTTGGTGTTTAAAGTTCTGATCTCCTTTTTTAATTCTGTCCTCTTCTCGTTTGAGATATCACTGTTTAATTCCTCCTGCTTCTCCTCTAAAAGAGTTTGTACTTCTTGTAATTCTTCAACTAAAACTTTAAGTGGCTTCTTTCTTTTAATTTCTTCAGTATCTTCAATTTCTTCTTTGTTATCTTCAATTTCTGAGCCTTCAATTTCTTCTAATTCTTCTCTTGTCTCGAAATAGGTTTCAATGAAAGATTTAAGTTCCTCAGGTAGCTCTTCCTCATCTACTGATTTATCCCAATTGACATTTTGATATTTCTCTTTCAATTCTCCTATAAAATCGTCCCATCCCTCTTCATATCTGAGTTTAATCTCTTGAATTTTTTGCTTTGCTTCTTCTGTGTATTTCTGTATGAATAAAACGCTTGTTTTTGTCCCAGTATGGGGTTTAAAGGTATTTCCGTGCAAACCAACAACTGCTAAAATTCTCGCTTCGTCTATAATGAACCTGCGGATATACTCAGTATTTGTATTATTCAACAACCCCTGCGGTAAAACTATTGCCATCCTTCCGCCAGGTCTTATAAACTGTAATGAACGATTCAAGAAAAGGATATGCCGACCTATTTGTTTTACCAATCTACCATTTTTATCCGCCAATTGATAAAGTCTTAAAATAT
It includes:
- a CDS encoding FaeA/PapI family transcriptional regulator; amino-acid sequence: MPKEIDPKILQYLAKEDWPVTTETVAKELKISWNTAQIHLYKLQAEGLVKGKRVGRQNQWMLSKKGEKAIG
- a CDS encoding recombinase family protein, producing the protein MKNALAYARVSTKEQADKGLSIPAQLKAIKEYANSHDLRVLEEFVDQGESAKTADRPGFRKMMKRCQKDKTIEAVLVHKIDRFSRNNIDFYAYKAILKKEGVRLLSVSENIEENPSGEFIENVLVAMAQFYSSNLAEEVLKGMKEKFEKGEWPVKAPIGYKHLRDERGRSQVIEDKNSSYLIKQMFKLYSTGQYSLGSLSEEMANRGLKTKNGKLFSHERIKQILQNKFYMGRMEMWNKGVKGKHQPIIEEPLFNQVQNILSERKITQDRWQKRDFLLRGLVYCQGCQRRLTAEIHQRGDYYRCQSSVNHKCSQPYLPVRSLESQIKALYDLMEPPIKLLKLIKAEIEEVQLNFKAKSSNEIANLKRKINENEAKMDALVDNLATRTITPEVYKKYGQRYEKEIKNARDRLAVLENDYSSNFDFIDKCMILSSTLSRLHKIFSFRQKKNLARAIFKRIWVKQREIKRIELNPPFDFLLKSQARKIRSAFPHIKFEHYPVKSTTKDIFEHLVGAMDFPAFYFVNSLVKGCKSSNGTRS
- a CDS encoding AAA family ATPase produces the protein MKKMAIKKIHIENFRSIKELDFEPTMLTALIGKNNVGKSNILSAIELMLGERWPPYAIKEEDIYNHDERLTGKIELYFTDPLIHAYYKNDIEVCGFRLEFDINHGGNLSCIDESGNEVVTQYRKPLLLSNAIRNKVPSVLVSVNRDLSKILSASQWSILGKILKDISEEFKGDQVKVENFCDKMGEATGILKIDSFKKLEKIIVENVKHLTGFYEAAIRFKEPHVLSHYQNLQLVVKESPEYEEFSALEMGAGIQSAIVVALINAYKILKRTGAVLLIEEPEVYLHPHARRYFHKLLRELSEEGTQVFYTTHSTEFVDIDHYEDVNIVRKNSSRGTYICQGRNISIDTTSREQLKLSTEFDAGRNELFFAEKIMIVEGNTEEKTLPYLFLLKGCDINKESISIVNAKSVTNIKFFVKIIRSFGIPFVVLMDSHSNKPDYQSYYVPLNSEILSVVGDKNLVFIIDPEFEAAFNLPTTGDKVRNAVEKVKSMNFADIPKIVNDAIDKLAALT
- a CDS encoding restriction endonuclease subunit S — protein: MAIASVVKLSELELQNRIDPEFYSPEYMDIMDNLRQLECLRIGKCCFVTSGSTPPERDPDLKNGIILLKTVNIREGYIDINSEEPFFIDENLDEKLKSSRLQPNDVLINIVGATHDVIGRVALVPEDFPRANITQAMSLIRLRTPDFLPEYIFAFLYSKYGRKQVCRIARPTAQYNLNHEETKSIIVPKISKKFQNEIRNIWEKFYDFYRKSINIYTQAENLLLEELGLKDFKPKYELSYTANLSRSIGVHRVDAEYFQPAYDEIENHLIKKYDTVLIKRIKFIEVTTGQYTENYVLKNEGKPYIRGTDIKNGTIDTNNLVYIAPEDQLEDKKAKEGDVVVTRVGTIGLSARIPKECEGGTISDNLIRIRIFDEEKLNSYYLALYLGTLIGVSFMIKNSRGSVQQRLNQETLKEVIIPILPLETQQKIASLVQQSHEARRKAKGLLEEAKRKVEGAIENEIKK